One Glycine max cultivar Williams 82 chromosome 3, Glycine_max_v4.0, whole genome shotgun sequence DNA window includes the following coding sequences:
- the LOC100817309 gene encoding probable polygalacturonase-like isoform X3: MRIPSTLVEVLLVLALFCCSPWTVWSSTTLCQQTNEEVRPHSVSITEFGAVGDGVTLNTKAFQNAIFYLNSFADKGGAKLFVPAGRWLTGSFDLISHLTLSLDKDAVILGSTNPEDWPVVDPLPSYGRGRELPGGRHKSLIYGHNLTDVIITGNNGTIDGQGSIWWNRFWNRSLDYTRPHLVELMNSTGVLISNLTFLNSPFWTIHPVYCSQVTVQNVRILAPHDSPNTDGIDPDSSDNVCIEDCYISTGDDLIAIKSGWDEYGIAYGRPSTNIIIHRLVGRTQTSGIAIGSEMSGGVSEVHAEDIQFYDSYNAIRIKTSPGRGGYVRNIYVSNVTLANVDIAITFTGLYGEHPDDAYNPNALPVIEKITIKDVVGENIKTAGLIEGIEGDNFVNICLSNIILNVTSNYPWNCSYVKGYSDLVQPEACEPLKERIFPGHCSDCYYLTNQIQSSNSQNRGDIRG, from the exons ATGAGGATACCTTCAACT CTCGTGGAAGTGCTTCTGGTACTTGCATTGTTCTGTTGTAGCCCATGGACAGTGTGGAGCAGCACCACTCTTTGCCAACAGACGAACGAGGAAGTTCGACCTCACAGTGTCAGCATCACCGAATTTGGTGCAGTTGGCGATGGGGTCACTCTCAACACAAAAGCATTTCAGAATGCCATCTTCTACCTGAATTCCTTTGCAGACAAAGGTGGAGCAAAGCTTTTTGTTCCGGCAGGCCGGTGGTTAACTGGTAGTTTTGATCTCATCAGCCATCTAACTTTGTCGTTGGACAAGGATGCAGTAATTCTGGGATCAACG AACCCTGAAGATTGGCCAGTTGTTGATCCTCTACCGTCGTATGGGAGAGGAAGAGAGTTGCCAGGTGGAAGGCATAAGAGCCTCATTTATGGACATAATTTGACTGATGTTATCATAACAG GTAATAATGGAACTATCGATGGTCAAGGGAGTATCTGGTGGAACAGGTTTTGGAACAGAAGTCTGGATTATACACGTCCCCATTTGGTAGAATTGATGAATTCAACAGGGGTTCTCATTTCAAATTTAACCTTCTTGAATTCTCCATTTTGGACAATCCATCCTGTATATTGCAG CCAAGTTACAGTTCAGAATGTCAGGATCCTTGCTCCTCATGATTCGCCAAACACAGATGGGATTGATCCAG ATTCTTCTGACAATGTATGCATTGAAGATTGTTATATAAGCACTGGTGATGATCTGATTGCCATCAAGAGCGGGTGGGATGAGTATGGCATTGCATATGGTCGCCCAAGCACAAACATTATCATCCACAGGCTAGTTGGTAGAACTCAAACAAGTGGGATTGCTATTGGAAGTGAGATGTCTGGTGGTGTATCTGAAGTTCATGCAGAAGATATTCAATTCTATGATTCATATAATGCAATCAGAATAAAGACTTCTCCTGGCAGGGGTGGTTACGTTAGAAACATCTATGTCTCTAACGTGACCTTGGCTAATGTAGATATTGCTATTACGTTCACTGGTTTATATGGGGAGCATCCAGATGATGCTTATAACCCAAATGCTCTACCTGTAATAGAAAAGATTACAATCAAGGATGTGGTAGGAGAAAATATCAAAACTGCAGGTCTTATAGAGGGTATAGAAGGTGACAATTTTGTCAACATTTGCCTATCAAACATCATCCTTAATGTGACCTCAAACTATCCATGGAACTGCTCCTACGTTAAAGGATATTCTGACTTGGTCCAACCAGAAGCTTGTGAGCCTCTCAAGGAGAGAATATTCCCTGGTCATTGTTCAGATTGTTACTATTTGACAAATCAAATTCAGAGTTCCAATAGTCAAAATAGAG GTGACATAAGAGGTTGA
- the LOC100817309 gene encoding probable polygalacturonase-like isoform X1, whose amino-acid sequence MRIPSTLVEVLLVLALFCCSPWTVWSSTTLCQQTNEEVRPHSVSITEFGAVGDGVTLNTKAFQNAIFYLNSFADKGGAKLFVPAGRWLTGSFDLISHLTLSLDKDAVILGSTNPEDWPVVDPLPSYGRGRELPGGRHKSLIYGHNLTDVIITGNNGTIDGQGSIWWNRFWNRSLDYTRPHLVELMNSTGVLISNLTFLNSPFWTIHPVYCSQVTVQNVRILAPHDSPNTDGIDPDSSDNVCIEDCYISTGDDLIAIKSGWDEYGIAYGRPSTNIIIHRLVGRTQTSGIAIGSEMSGGVSEVHAEDIQFYDSYNAIRIKTSPGRGGYVRNIYVSNVTLANVDIAITFTGLYGEHPDDAYNPNALPVIEKITIKDVVGENIKTAGLIEGIEGDNFVNICLSNIILNVTSNYPWNCSYVKGYSDLVQPEACEPLKERIFPGHCSDCYYLTNQIQSSNSQNRAGQTSGDIRG is encoded by the exons ATGAGGATACCTTCAACT CTCGTGGAAGTGCTTCTGGTACTTGCATTGTTCTGTTGTAGCCCATGGACAGTGTGGAGCAGCACCACTCTTTGCCAACAGACGAACGAGGAAGTTCGACCTCACAGTGTCAGCATCACCGAATTTGGTGCAGTTGGCGATGGGGTCACTCTCAACACAAAAGCATTTCAGAATGCCATCTTCTACCTGAATTCCTTTGCAGACAAAGGTGGAGCAAAGCTTTTTGTTCCGGCAGGCCGGTGGTTAACTGGTAGTTTTGATCTCATCAGCCATCTAACTTTGTCGTTGGACAAGGATGCAGTAATTCTGGGATCAACG AACCCTGAAGATTGGCCAGTTGTTGATCCTCTACCGTCGTATGGGAGAGGAAGAGAGTTGCCAGGTGGAAGGCATAAGAGCCTCATTTATGGACATAATTTGACTGATGTTATCATAACAG GTAATAATGGAACTATCGATGGTCAAGGGAGTATCTGGTGGAACAGGTTTTGGAACAGAAGTCTGGATTATACACGTCCCCATTTGGTAGAATTGATGAATTCAACAGGGGTTCTCATTTCAAATTTAACCTTCTTGAATTCTCCATTTTGGACAATCCATCCTGTATATTGCAG CCAAGTTACAGTTCAGAATGTCAGGATCCTTGCTCCTCATGATTCGCCAAACACAGATGGGATTGATCCAG ATTCTTCTGACAATGTATGCATTGAAGATTGTTATATAAGCACTGGTGATGATCTGATTGCCATCAAGAGCGGGTGGGATGAGTATGGCATTGCATATGGTCGCCCAAGCACAAACATTATCATCCACAGGCTAGTTGGTAGAACTCAAACAAGTGGGATTGCTATTGGAAGTGAGATGTCTGGTGGTGTATCTGAAGTTCATGCAGAAGATATTCAATTCTATGATTCATATAATGCAATCAGAATAAAGACTTCTCCTGGCAGGGGTGGTTACGTTAGAAACATCTATGTCTCTAACGTGACCTTGGCTAATGTAGATATTGCTATTACGTTCACTGGTTTATATGGGGAGCATCCAGATGATGCTTATAACCCAAATGCTCTACCTGTAATAGAAAAGATTACAATCAAGGATGTGGTAGGAGAAAATATCAAAACTGCAGGTCTTATAGAGGGTATAGAAGGTGACAATTTTGTCAACATTTGCCTATCAAACATCATCCTTAATGTGACCTCAAACTATCCATGGAACTGCTCCTACGTTAAAGGATATTCTGACTTGGTCCAACCAGAAGCTTGTGAGCCTCTCAAGGAGAGAATATTCCCTGGTCATTGTTCAGATTGTTACTATTTGACAAATCAAATTCAGAGTTCCAATAGTCAAAATAGAG CAGGACAAACTTCAGGTGACATAAGAGGTTGA
- the LOC100817309 gene encoding Probable polygalacturonase-like precursor, which translates to MRIPSTLVEVLLVLALFCCSPWTVWSSTTLCQQTNEEVRPHSVSITEFGAVGDGVTLNTKAFQNAIFYLNSFADKGGAKLFVPAGRWLTGSFDLISHLTLSLDKDAVILGSTNPEDWPVVDPLPSYGRGRELPGGRHKSLIYGHNLTDVIITGNNGTIDGQGSIWWNRFWNRSLDYTRPHLVELMNSTGVLISNLTFLNSPFWTIHPVYCSQVTVQNVRILAPHDSPNTDGIDPDSSDNVCIEDCYISTGDDLIAIKSGWDEYGIAYGRPSTNIIIHRLVGRTQTSGIAIGSEMSGGVSEVHAEDIQFYDSYNAIRIKTSPGRGGYVRNIYVSNVTLANVDIAITFTGLYGEHPDDAYNPNALPVIEKITIKDVVGENIKTAGLIEGIEGDNFVNICLSNIILNVTSNYPWNCSYVKGYSDLVQPEACEPLKERIFPGHCSDCYYLTNQIQSSNSQNRGQTSGDIRG; encoded by the exons ATGAGGATACCTTCAACT CTCGTGGAAGTGCTTCTGGTACTTGCATTGTTCTGTTGTAGCCCATGGACAGTGTGGAGCAGCACCACTCTTTGCCAACAGACGAACGAGGAAGTTCGACCTCACAGTGTCAGCATCACCGAATTTGGTGCAGTTGGCGATGGGGTCACTCTCAACACAAAAGCATTTCAGAATGCCATCTTCTACCTGAATTCCTTTGCAGACAAAGGTGGAGCAAAGCTTTTTGTTCCGGCAGGCCGGTGGTTAACTGGTAGTTTTGATCTCATCAGCCATCTAACTTTGTCGTTGGACAAGGATGCAGTAATTCTGGGATCAACG AACCCTGAAGATTGGCCAGTTGTTGATCCTCTACCGTCGTATGGGAGAGGAAGAGAGTTGCCAGGTGGAAGGCATAAGAGCCTCATTTATGGACATAATTTGACTGATGTTATCATAACAG GTAATAATGGAACTATCGATGGTCAAGGGAGTATCTGGTGGAACAGGTTTTGGAACAGAAGTCTGGATTATACACGTCCCCATTTGGTAGAATTGATGAATTCAACAGGGGTTCTCATTTCAAATTTAACCTTCTTGAATTCTCCATTTTGGACAATCCATCCTGTATATTGCAG CCAAGTTACAGTTCAGAATGTCAGGATCCTTGCTCCTCATGATTCGCCAAACACAGATGGGATTGATCCAG ATTCTTCTGACAATGTATGCATTGAAGATTGTTATATAAGCACTGGTGATGATCTGATTGCCATCAAGAGCGGGTGGGATGAGTATGGCATTGCATATGGTCGCCCAAGCACAAACATTATCATCCACAGGCTAGTTGGTAGAACTCAAACAAGTGGGATTGCTATTGGAAGTGAGATGTCTGGTGGTGTATCTGAAGTTCATGCAGAAGATATTCAATTCTATGATTCATATAATGCAATCAGAATAAAGACTTCTCCTGGCAGGGGTGGTTACGTTAGAAACATCTATGTCTCTAACGTGACCTTGGCTAATGTAGATATTGCTATTACGTTCACTGGTTTATATGGGGAGCATCCAGATGATGCTTATAACCCAAATGCTCTACCTGTAATAGAAAAGATTACAATCAAGGATGTGGTAGGAGAAAATATCAAAACTGCAGGTCTTATAGAGGGTATAGAAGGTGACAATTTTGTCAACATTTGCCTATCAAACATCATCCTTAATGTGACCTCAAACTATCCATGGAACTGCTCCTACGTTAAAGGATATTCTGACTTGGTCCAACCAGAAGCTTGTGAGCCTCTCAAGGAGAGAATATTCCCTGGTCATTGTTCAGATTGTTACTATTTGACAAATCAAATTCAGAGTTCCAATAGTCAAAATAGAG GACAAACTTCAGGTGACATAAGAGGTTGA
- the LOC100817309 gene encoding probable polygalacturonase-like isoform X2 — protein MRIPSTLVEVLLVLALFCCSPWTVWSSTTLCQQTNEEVRPHSVSITEFGAVGDGVTLNTKAFQNAIFYLNSFADKGGAKLFVPAGRWLTGSFDLISHLTLSLDKDAVILGSTNPEDWPVVDPLPSYGRGRELPGGRHKSLIYGHNLTDVIITGNNGTIDGQGSIWWNRFWNRSLDYTRPHLVELMNSTGVLISNLTFLNSPFWTIHPVYCSQVTVQNVRILAPHDSPNTDGIDPDSSDNVCIEDCYISTGDDLIAIKSGWDEYGIAYGRPSTNIIIHRLVGRTQTSGIAIGSEMSGGVSEVHAEDIQFYDSYNAIRIKTSPGRGGYVRNIYVSNVTLANVDIAITFTGLYGEHPDDAYNPNALPVIEKITIKDVVGENIKTAGLIEGIEGDNFVNICLSNIILNVTSNYPWNCSYVKGYSDLVQPEACEPLKERIFPGHCSDCYYLTNQIQSSNSQNRGAWFMSW, from the exons ATGAGGATACCTTCAACT CTCGTGGAAGTGCTTCTGGTACTTGCATTGTTCTGTTGTAGCCCATGGACAGTGTGGAGCAGCACCACTCTTTGCCAACAGACGAACGAGGAAGTTCGACCTCACAGTGTCAGCATCACCGAATTTGGTGCAGTTGGCGATGGGGTCACTCTCAACACAAAAGCATTTCAGAATGCCATCTTCTACCTGAATTCCTTTGCAGACAAAGGTGGAGCAAAGCTTTTTGTTCCGGCAGGCCGGTGGTTAACTGGTAGTTTTGATCTCATCAGCCATCTAACTTTGTCGTTGGACAAGGATGCAGTAATTCTGGGATCAACG AACCCTGAAGATTGGCCAGTTGTTGATCCTCTACCGTCGTATGGGAGAGGAAGAGAGTTGCCAGGTGGAAGGCATAAGAGCCTCATTTATGGACATAATTTGACTGATGTTATCATAACAG GTAATAATGGAACTATCGATGGTCAAGGGAGTATCTGGTGGAACAGGTTTTGGAACAGAAGTCTGGATTATACACGTCCCCATTTGGTAGAATTGATGAATTCAACAGGGGTTCTCATTTCAAATTTAACCTTCTTGAATTCTCCATTTTGGACAATCCATCCTGTATATTGCAG CCAAGTTACAGTTCAGAATGTCAGGATCCTTGCTCCTCATGATTCGCCAAACACAGATGGGATTGATCCAG ATTCTTCTGACAATGTATGCATTGAAGATTGTTATATAAGCACTGGTGATGATCTGATTGCCATCAAGAGCGGGTGGGATGAGTATGGCATTGCATATGGTCGCCCAAGCACAAACATTATCATCCACAGGCTAGTTGGTAGAACTCAAACAAGTGGGATTGCTATTGGAAGTGAGATGTCTGGTGGTGTATCTGAAGTTCATGCAGAAGATATTCAATTCTATGATTCATATAATGCAATCAGAATAAAGACTTCTCCTGGCAGGGGTGGTTACGTTAGAAACATCTATGTCTCTAACGTGACCTTGGCTAATGTAGATATTGCTATTACGTTCACTGGTTTATATGGGGAGCATCCAGATGATGCTTATAACCCAAATGCTCTACCTGTAATAGAAAAGATTACAATCAAGGATGTGGTAGGAGAAAATATCAAAACTGCAGGTCTTATAGAGGGTATAGAAGGTGACAATTTTGTCAACATTTGCCTATCAAACATCATCCTTAATGTGACCTCAAACTATCCATGGAACTGCTCCTACGTTAAAGGATATTCTGACTTGGTCCAACCAGAAGCTTGTGAGCCTCTCAAGGAGAGAATATTCCCTGGTCATTGTTCAGATTGTTACTATTTGACAAATCAAATTCAGAGTTCCAATAGTCAAAATAGAGGTGCTTGGTTTATGTCTTGGTAA
- the LOC100817839 gene encoding probable WRKY transcription factor 47 isoform X2, which translates to MPTLTIPIYFFFLFSLCISISPNTYMDNRHHHREFTFLSSAHFLDHIDPPSIKEMDFFSTSSPRDHKNNTSSRDTNDDHYQNRDDQHDTHDRHGSPTRVIDHRVNTGLNLTCASAGVTKAENGENPETELSSLESELLRLQEENNKLRNVLDHITKSYTQLQAQLFIALQNLPQNMETKIVDPGTSRKLDVVNDASVSDEKTDQDVSVSRSNNAEACPDAAEDVLDRSSSQSWGSSKLEEQPKTTAEQLPADQIPLRKARVSVRARSEAPMISDGCQWRKYGQKMAKGNPCPRAYYRCTMAVGCPVRKQVQRSADDKTVLITSYEGNHNHPLPPAATAMANTTSAAAAMLLSGSAASKESLTNSAGYYSSTIPYASMATLSASAPFPTITLDLTQNPNNAAMQLHRVPPGHGGATFPLPLHAAASGGPHLLGHPLFFQQKLLPPQALMPLLQRQPSSMVETVSAAIASDPNFTAALAAAISSIIGVPRGGNDGNNNNSGSGAIPGSPQLPQSCTTFSTN; encoded by the exons ATGCCAACGCTAACTATACCaatttatttcttcttcctcttctctctctGCATCTCCATCTCACCAAATACATACATGGACAACCGACACCACCACCGTGAATTCACCTTCTTAAGCTCCGCCCACTTCCTCGATCACATAGATCCTCCTTCTATCAAAGAAATGGATTTCTTCTCAACTTCATCGCCTCGTGATCATAAAAATAACACTAGTAGCCGTGATACCAATGATGATCATTATCAGAATCGTGATGATCAACATGACACTCATGATCGCCATGGATCACCAACACGCGTCATTGATCACCGTGTAAAC ACTGGACTCAATTTAACTTGTGCAAGCgctggagtgacaaaagctgaAAATGGTGAAAATCCTGAAACTGAG TTGAGTTCTCTTGAAAGTGAATTGCTGAGACTACAAGAAGAGAATAACAAGTTAAGAAATGTGCTGGACCATATTACCAAAAGCTATACCCAACTACAGGCTCAGTTGTTCATCGCCTTGCAAAACCTTCCTCAG AATATGGAAACAAAAATTGTGGACCCAGGAACAAGCAGAAAGTTAGACGTGGTCAATGATGCATCGGTTTCGGATGAAAAGACTGATCAAGATGTATCGGTTTCTCGTTCAAACAACGCGGAG GCTTGTCCTGATGCTGCAGAAGATGTTCTTGACCGGTCCTCTTCACAGAGCTGGGGCTCATCCAAGTTAGAAGAACAACCCAAAACTACTGCAGAACAACTTCCTGCAGATCAGATTCCTCTCAGAAAAGCCAGGGTTTCCGTACGTGCTAGATCAGAAGCTCCCATG ATTAGCGATGGATGTCAGTGGAGGAAATATGGACAAAAAATGGCCAAGGGTAACCCTTGCCCTCGTGCTTACTATCGCTGCACTATGGCTGTAGGATGCCCAGTCCGCAAACAG GTTCAAAGAAGTGCAGATGACAAAACAGTGTTGATAACAAGCTACGAAGGCAATCACAACCACCCTCTGCCGCCAGCCGCCACCGCCATGGCAAATACTACATCAGCAGCTGCAGCCATGCTGCTATCAGGTTCAGCAGCAAGCAAGGAATCGCTAACAAACTCTGCAGGATATTACTCTTCTACAATTCCCTATGCTTCAATGGCAACCCTATCAGCTTCAGCTCCATTCCCAACCATCACTCTCGACTTGACCCAAAACCCCAACAACGCCGCCATGCAGCTGCACCGAGTACCACCAGGCCATGGCGGCGCCACGTTCCCTCTGCCACTGCATGCGGCAGCATCTGGTGGTCCCCACCTTCTAGGGCACCCCTTGTTCTTCCAACAGAAGCTGCTTCCACCGCAAGCATTAATGCCCCTTCTTCAACGACAACCTTCGTCGATGGTCGAAACGGTGAGTGCAGCCATTGCTTCTGATCCGAACTTCACTGCAGCTTTGGCAGCAGCAATCTCATCAATCATTGGAGTACCAAGAGGAGGCAATGAcggtaacaacaacaacagtggAAGTGGTGCTATTCCAGGTTCACCGCAGCTTCCTCAATCATGCACTACTTTCTCCACCAACTAG
- the LOC100817839 gene encoding probable WRKY transcription factor 47 isoform X1 produces the protein MPTLTIPIYFFFLFSLCISISPNTYMDNRHHHREFTFLSSAHFLDHIDPPSIKEMDFFSTSSPRDHKNNTSSRDTNDDHYQNRDDQHDTHDRHGSPTRVIDHRVNTGLNLTCASAGVTKAENGENPETELSSLESELLRLQEENNKLRNVLDHITKSYTQLQAQLFIALQNLPQNMETKIVDPGTSRKLDVVNDASVSDEKTDQDVSVSRSNNAEVMSKTHDHDDPQLTKLLNLGKQACPDAAEDVLDRSSSQSWGSSKLEEQPKTTAEQLPADQIPLRKARVSVRARSEAPMISDGCQWRKYGQKMAKGNPCPRAYYRCTMAVGCPVRKQVQRSADDKTVLITSYEGNHNHPLPPAATAMANTTSAAAAMLLSGSAASKESLTNSAGYYSSTIPYASMATLSASAPFPTITLDLTQNPNNAAMQLHRVPPGHGGATFPLPLHAAASGGPHLLGHPLFFQQKLLPPQALMPLLQRQPSSMVETVSAAIASDPNFTAALAAAISSIIGVPRGGNDGNNNNSGSGAIPGSPQLPQSCTTFSTN, from the exons ATGCCAACGCTAACTATACCaatttatttcttcttcctcttctctctctGCATCTCCATCTCACCAAATACATACATGGACAACCGACACCACCACCGTGAATTCACCTTCTTAAGCTCCGCCCACTTCCTCGATCACATAGATCCTCCTTCTATCAAAGAAATGGATTTCTTCTCAACTTCATCGCCTCGTGATCATAAAAATAACACTAGTAGCCGTGATACCAATGATGATCATTATCAGAATCGTGATGATCAACATGACACTCATGATCGCCATGGATCACCAACACGCGTCATTGATCACCGTGTAAAC ACTGGACTCAATTTAACTTGTGCAAGCgctggagtgacaaaagctgaAAATGGTGAAAATCCTGAAACTGAG TTGAGTTCTCTTGAAAGTGAATTGCTGAGACTACAAGAAGAGAATAACAAGTTAAGAAATGTGCTGGACCATATTACCAAAAGCTATACCCAACTACAGGCTCAGTTGTTCATCGCCTTGCAAAACCTTCCTCAG AATATGGAAACAAAAATTGTGGACCCAGGAACAAGCAGAAAGTTAGACGTGGTCAATGATGCATCGGTTTCGGATGAAAAGACTGATCAAGATGTATCGGTTTCTCGTTCAAACAACGCGGAGGTAATGTCAAAGACACATGATCATGATGACCCTCAATTGACTAAACTATTGAATCTTGGAAAGCAGGCTTGTCCTGATGCTGCAGAAGATGTTCTTGACCGGTCCTCTTCACAGAGCTGGGGCTCATCCAAGTTAGAAGAACAACCCAAAACTACTGCAGAACAACTTCCTGCAGATCAGATTCCTCTCAGAAAAGCCAGGGTTTCCGTACGTGCTAGATCAGAAGCTCCCATG ATTAGCGATGGATGTCAGTGGAGGAAATATGGACAAAAAATGGCCAAGGGTAACCCTTGCCCTCGTGCTTACTATCGCTGCACTATGGCTGTAGGATGCCCAGTCCGCAAACAG GTTCAAAGAAGTGCAGATGACAAAACAGTGTTGATAACAAGCTACGAAGGCAATCACAACCACCCTCTGCCGCCAGCCGCCACCGCCATGGCAAATACTACATCAGCAGCTGCAGCCATGCTGCTATCAGGTTCAGCAGCAAGCAAGGAATCGCTAACAAACTCTGCAGGATATTACTCTTCTACAATTCCCTATGCTTCAATGGCAACCCTATCAGCTTCAGCTCCATTCCCAACCATCACTCTCGACTTGACCCAAAACCCCAACAACGCCGCCATGCAGCTGCACCGAGTACCACCAGGCCATGGCGGCGCCACGTTCCCTCTGCCACTGCATGCGGCAGCATCTGGTGGTCCCCACCTTCTAGGGCACCCCTTGTTCTTCCAACAGAAGCTGCTTCCACCGCAAGCATTAATGCCCCTTCTTCAACGACAACCTTCGTCGATGGTCGAAACGGTGAGTGCAGCCATTGCTTCTGATCCGAACTTCACTGCAGCTTTGGCAGCAGCAATCTCATCAATCATTGGAGTACCAAGAGGAGGCAATGAcggtaacaacaacaacagtggAAGTGGTGCTATTCCAGGTTCACCGCAGCTTCCTCAATCATGCACTACTTTCTCCACCAACTAG
- the LOC100818376 gene encoding auxin-responsive protein IAA20, whose amino-acid sequence MGKPASSSSSSISSTTNRRLLISTASSLTQQLPTDLRLGLGISATQHVASSISRGQWQQPHHPFVNNNYSQAAASAEVNDCSNDHSSFFVKVYMEGIPIGRKLNILAHGGYYELVRTLEHMFDTTILWGTEMNGVQPERCHVLTYEDEEGDLVMVGDVPWEMFLSTVKRLKITRVDTFGC is encoded by the exons atgggcAAACCCGCTagttcttcctcttcctctattAGCAGCACTACCAACCGCCGCCTCCTCATTTCAACCGCATCTTCTCTCACTCAACAACTTCCTACTGATCTCAGGCTTGGACTCGGCATTTCTGCCACTCAACATGTTGCTTCTTCTATTTCAAG ggGCCAATGGCAACAACCACACCATCCTTTTGTGAACAATAATTATTCACAAGCTGCTGCTTCTGCTGAAGTGAATGATTGCAGCAACGATCATAGCAGCTTCTTTGTGAAGGTGTACATGGAAGGGATTCCAATCGGAAGAAAGCTCAATATACTAGCTCATGGAGGCTACTATGAATTAGTCAGGACTCTTGAACACATGTTTGACACTACCATTCTTT GGGGAACAGAGATGAATGGGGTGCAACCAGAGAGATGCCATGTGCTAACTTATGAAGATGAAGAAGGGGATTTGGTCATGGTTGGAGATGTCCCTTGGGA GATGTTCTTATCGACGGTAAAGAGGTTGAAGATCACAAGGGTAGACACATTCGGGTGTTAG